In Papio anubis isolate 15944 chromosome 17, Panubis1.0, whole genome shotgun sequence, the following are encoded in one genomic region:
- the PTGES3L gene encoding putative protein PTGES3L: MFSVPLNCFPDHIRGGSCWGRPQDLKIAAPAWNSKCHPGAGAAMARQHARTLWYDRPKYVFMEFCVEDSTDVHVLIEDHRIVFSCKNDDGVELYNEIEFYAKVNSKDSQDKRSSRSITCFVRKWKEKVAWPRLTKEDIKPVWLSVDFDNWRDWEGDEEVELAQVEHYAELLQKVSTKRPPPAMDDLDDDSDSVDATSN; the protein is encoded by the exons ATGTTCTCTGTTCCTCTCAACTGTTTTCCCGACCATATAAGGGGAGGCAGCTGCTGGGGGCGTCCCCAGGATCTAAAGATAGCGGCCCCTGCCTGGAACTCTAAATGCCACCCTGGAGCGGGAGCTGCAATGGCACG GCAGCACGCCCGGACCCTGTGGTATGACAGGCCCAAGTATGTGTTCATGGAGTTTTGTGTTGAGGACAGCACCGATGTCCACGTGCTTATTGAGGATCATCGCATTGTGTTCAG CTGCAAGAATGACGATGGAGTGGAGTTGTACAATGAGATTGAGTTCTATGCCAAAGTGAATTCCAAG GACTCCCAGGATAAGCGCTCTTCCCGCTCTATTACTTGCTTTGtgaggaaatggaaggaaaaggTGGCCTGGCCCCGGCTTACCAAGGAGGATATCAAG CCAGTGTGGCTGTCTGTGGACTTTGATAACTGGAGAGACTGGGAAGGGGATGAAGAGGTGGAGCTGGCTCAGGTGGAACATTATGCAGAG CTTTTGCAGAAGGTCAGCACCAAGAGACCTCCACCTGCCATGGATGATTTGGAC gatgATTCTGACAGTGTGGACGCAACAAGTAATTAA